A region from the Pirellulaceae bacterium genome encodes:
- a CDS encoding DUF1501 domain-containing protein codes for MAMLDQQLAAVTRRAFLGNQANGLGRIALGSMLLPKLLSSPTMAANVPQDEIPHFAAKAKRVIYLFQSGGPSHVDLFDYSPKISELHGTELPASVKGSQRVTGMTAGQSSYPIVAPMRSMKRCGQHGTWISDLLPYTQRIADQIAMVKSVNTEAINHDPAITFINTGSQQIGHASLGSWLSYGLGNENENFPAYMVLLSQGTGKNPGQPLFSRLWGNGFLPSSHQGVKLRPGASPVLYLANPDGVTPASRRRLLDDLAAMNRMRAEEVGDPEIHARIDAYEMAYRMQTSVPGLMDLSDESERTFQQYGEEARKPGSFAANCLLARRMAERGVRFVQLFHRGWDQHVSLKRQLPQQCQDVDQASAALVSDLKERGLLDETLVIWGGEFGRTVFSQGAIGSPGAGRDHHGRCFTIWMAGGGIKAGFEYGKTDEFSYNVVENPVHIRDLNATILHCLGIDHRRFTYKFRGLDHRLTGVEEAHVAMDLLS; via the coding sequence ATGGCTATGCTTGATCAACAGCTTGCCGCGGTGACGCGCCGTGCTTTTTTGGGAAACCAAGCCAACGGGCTGGGCCGTATCGCACTAGGTTCGATGTTGTTGCCAAAGCTCTTGTCGTCGCCAACGATGGCGGCCAATGTGCCTCAGGACGAGATACCTCACTTCGCTGCCAAGGCGAAACGCGTGATTTATCTGTTTCAGTCGGGGGGGCCATCGCATGTTGATCTGTTCGATTATTCGCCAAAGATCAGCGAGTTGCACGGTACTGAGTTACCAGCAAGTGTGAAAGGCTCGCAACGAGTTACTGGTATGACGGCCGGCCAGTCCAGTTATCCCATTGTGGCTCCGATGCGATCCATGAAACGTTGCGGGCAGCATGGGACTTGGATCAGCGATCTGTTGCCTTACACACAGCGCATTGCCGATCAGATCGCAATGGTGAAATCCGTCAACACCGAAGCGATCAATCACGATCCGGCGATTACCTTTATCAACACGGGATCTCAGCAGATTGGTCATGCGAGTTTAGGTTCATGGTTGAGCTATGGGTTGGGAAACGAGAATGAGAATTTTCCAGCCTACATGGTCTTGTTGTCACAAGGGACCGGCAAGAATCCGGGCCAACCTTTGTTCTCGCGTTTGTGGGGAAATGGCTTTCTCCCTAGCAGCCATCAGGGAGTCAAATTGAGGCCCGGGGCAAGTCCAGTGCTTTATTTGGCGAATCCCGATGGCGTGACGCCGGCGAGTCGTCGTCGTTTGCTCGATGATTTAGCTGCCATGAATCGGATGCGGGCTGAAGAAGTTGGTGATCCGGAAATCCACGCGCGGATTGATGCCTATGAAATGGCCTATCGCATGCAGACCTCGGTGCCGGGCTTGATGGATCTGAGCGATGAATCTGAGCGAACGTTTCAGCAATACGGGGAGGAAGCGCGGAAACCGGGAAGTTTTGCCGCGAATTGCTTGTTGGCGCGACGAATGGCTGAACGGGGAGTACGTTTTGTTCAACTATTCCACCGTGGTTGGGATCAGCATGTATCGCTGAAAAGACAGCTACCACAACAATGTCAGGATGTCGATCAAGCTTCGGCTGCGCTGGTTTCAGACCTGAAAGAGCGCGGCTTGTTGGACGAAACTTTGGTCATTTGGGGCGGTGAGTTCGGTCGCACAGTTTTCAGCCAAGGTGCCATCGGTAGCCCGGGAGCTGGCAGAGACCATCACGGTCGTTGTTTCACGATTTGGATGGCCGGTGGCGGAATCAAAGCAGGTTTCGAGTATGGGAAAACGGATGAATTTTCCTACAATGTTGTCGAGAATCCCGTTCATATTCGTGACCTTAATGCGACGATACTCCACTGTTTGGGTATTGATCACCGCCGCTTCACGTACAAGTTTCGTGGACTTGATCATCGCTTGACAGGCGTTGAAGAAGCACACGTCGCCATGGACCTGTTGAGCTAA
- a CDS encoding PSD1 and planctomycete cytochrome C domain-containing protein — protein MNHFLACATLLCVGLATANAVGQADVDFNRDIRPILSDNCFQCHGPDENHREADLRLDVKDGVLAGDPPIVHPHDVDGSALFVRITTGDPDQQMPPRDSGKQLTEQQVELIQRWIQQGAVWQEHWSFLSPIRPKPPATTTPVWSKNKIDQFVLSRLESLGRQPSPEAGRRTLIRRLYFDLTGLPPQPVDVEVFLRDDRADAYERLVDRLLDSAHFGERMAVAWLDQARFADTNGYSIDGGRQMWLWRDWVINAYNQNLPFDQFVIQQLAGDLLAEATLDQRVATAFNRNHMITHEGGTIPAENLVNYVADRVKTTSEAFLGLTMACAQCHDHKYDPITQRDYYRFFAYFNTLSDRGLDGDRGINATPKLKAKSVLGANQTEIAELQRELSHLRSRLLQPSTSQPEWESSVRSRLATLGQDFQLHPVEVRKVSSPNRAAAYDVAEDGTVFLPNGAGRSPSISAKINVDNITGLRLVFYPDEKFPQQGIGHGKGRGMDGSLVLTAFSASATKVAADQVDLYGLLAIKRATASNSHPDYPAEDSLDERDANGWSPHPNNQESQHITYQLEKPLHASESPYVTVMLVWGAGSGLTGGKYRLFAVTGNDQDSEVPQDVREALQVSPSKRSPQMAELVRAYHAEVSEDFRNVRYRIQNLEERWQHLTEEHEVMVMDIANQPRETFMLNRGQYDQPTEKVDPGTPASLPPLPADAPANRLGLARWLTQPDHPLTSRVAVNRLWQMLFGTGLVKTSADLGSQGEPPTHPQLLDWLAVEFVESGWDVKSLLKQLVMSATYRQSSNVTKRLLAADPENRWLARGPRFRLQAEFVRDNALAVSGLLVPRIGGPSVKPYQPYGLWKEVSHYGSTPATAQVFVQDHGDDLYRRSMYTFWKRTVPPPAMISFDAPNREICTVRRLTTNTPLQALVLLNDPQFVESSRALGQKIILQGGSDLEAKIRFAFAAVVAREPLPAEAKLVQQAFQREFHRFQENPSAAHAYLQIGESDFGDLPVAEHAAWSSVAMLLLNLSETITKG, from the coding sequence ATGAATCATTTTCTCGCGTGTGCCACGCTTCTGTGTGTCGGGTTGGCGACGGCGAACGCTGTCGGACAGGCCGATGTTGATTTCAACCGGGACATTCGTCCGATTCTTTCGGACAATTGTTTTCAGTGCCATGGTCCCGATGAGAATCATCGTGAAGCCGATCTGCGGTTGGACGTCAAGGACGGTGTATTGGCCGGCGATCCGCCGATTGTACACCCCCATGATGTCGATGGGAGTGCATTGTTCGTGCGGATCACGACGGGTGATCCCGATCAGCAGATGCCACCGCGTGATAGTGGCAAGCAGCTTACTGAACAACAGGTCGAACTGATTCAACGCTGGATTCAACAGGGCGCCGTCTGGCAAGAGCACTGGTCGTTCCTATCGCCAATTCGACCGAAACCGCCCGCGACGACAACTCCTGTTTGGTCGAAAAATAAGATCGATCAGTTCGTCTTGTCTCGCCTCGAATCGCTCGGGCGTCAACCTTCCCCCGAGGCCGGTCGGCGAACACTCATTCGACGACTTTATTTTGATTTGACCGGTCTACCGCCCCAGCCAGTCGACGTAGAAGTTTTTCTTCGGGATGACCGCGCTGATGCCTACGAACGACTGGTCGATCGATTATTGGATTCAGCTCATTTTGGCGAACGGATGGCGGTGGCGTGGTTGGACCAAGCTCGTTTCGCGGACACGAACGGCTATTCCATTGACGGTGGACGCCAGATGTGGCTGTGGCGTGATTGGGTGATTAATGCCTACAACCAGAATCTGCCCTTTGATCAATTTGTCATTCAGCAACTGGCGGGTGACTTATTGGCGGAAGCAACGTTGGATCAACGTGTCGCGACTGCTTTCAATCGAAATCACATGATTACCCATGAAGGCGGCACGATTCCCGCGGAAAATCTCGTCAACTATGTGGCTGACCGGGTGAAGACGACGTCGGAAGCATTTCTCGGTTTGACGATGGCCTGTGCCCAATGTCACGATCACAAATACGATCCGATTACGCAACGTGATTACTATCGGTTTTTCGCCTATTTTAATACGCTCAGCGATCGAGGCTTGGATGGCGATCGTGGGATCAACGCCACGCCAAAGTTGAAAGCCAAATCAGTCTTGGGGGCCAATCAAACGGAAATCGCAGAACTGCAACGGGAATTGAGTCACTTACGATCACGACTTTTGCAGCCGTCCACGTCTCAGCCTGAGTGGGAATCATCGGTAAGAAGCCGATTGGCCACCCTGGGACAAGATTTTCAGCTGCATCCGGTCGAGGTCCGGAAGGTGAGTTCACCGAATCGCGCGGCGGCTTACGATGTTGCGGAAGACGGGACTGTTTTCCTTCCGAATGGGGCAGGTCGATCGCCGTCGATTTCTGCCAAGATCAACGTGGATAACATCACCGGCTTACGCCTTGTTTTTTACCCGGATGAGAAGTTTCCGCAGCAGGGGATCGGGCATGGCAAAGGCCGCGGAATGGATGGCAGCCTGGTGCTGACGGCATTTTCCGCATCCGCGACCAAAGTGGCTGCGGACCAGGTTGACCTCTATGGCTTGCTCGCAATCAAACGGGCAACCGCCAGCAATTCACATCCCGACTATCCGGCCGAGGATTCGTTAGATGAACGTGATGCGAATGGTTGGTCGCCCCACCCGAACAATCAAGAATCGCAACACATCACCTATCAGCTGGAAAAACCGCTGCACGCGTCCGAGTCTCCCTACGTGACGGTGATGCTGGTTTGGGGTGCCGGATCCGGATTGACGGGTGGCAAATATCGGCTGTTTGCCGTGACCGGAAACGATCAAGATTCGGAAGTTCCGCAGGATGTGCGGGAAGCGCTGCAAGTTTCCCCGAGCAAACGATCTCCGCAAATGGCTGAATTGGTTCGTGCTTATCATGCTGAAGTCAGTGAAGATTTCCGCAACGTGCGATACCGAATTCAAAATCTTGAAGAACGTTGGCAGCATCTGACAGAAGAGCACGAAGTGATGGTGATGGATATCGCCAATCAGCCGCGCGAAACGTTTATGTTGAATCGGGGGCAGTATGATCAACCGACTGAAAAAGTTGATCCCGGAACGCCGGCGAGTTTACCGCCTTTGCCAGCCGACGCGCCCGCAAATCGACTCGGCTTAGCACGGTGGCTGACACAGCCAGACCATCCCTTAACGTCGCGAGTCGCCGTGAATCGACTTTGGCAAATGTTGTTTGGAACGGGACTCGTAAAGACCTCGGCCGATCTCGGGTCTCAGGGAGAACCGCCTACCCATCCGCAATTGCTCGACTGGTTGGCGGTCGAGTTCGTGGAGAGTGGTTGGGACGTCAAATCGCTGTTGAAACAGCTGGTCATGTCCGCGACTTATCGGCAATCGTCGAATGTCACCAAACGGTTGCTTGCCGCAGATCCTGAAAATCGCTGGTTGGCTCGGGGGCCCCGCTTTCGGCTCCAGGCTGAGTTTGTTCGCGATAATGCGCTTGCGGTGAGTGGTCTACTCGTGCCTCGCATCGGTGGGCCCAGTGTGAAGCCATATCAGCCGTATGGTCTCTGGAAAGAGGTCAGCCATTACGGTAGCACGCCCGCAACCGCTCAGGTGTTTGTTCAGGATCACGGCGATGATCTCTATCGTCGTAGCATGTATACTTTTTGGAAGCGGACGGTCCCGCCACCCGCGATGATCAGTTTTGATGCACCCAATCGTGAAATCTGTACCGTGCGGCGACTCACGACCAACACACCGCTGCAAGCTTTGGTGCTGCTGAATGATCCTCAATTTGTTGAATCCAGTCGTGCCTTGGGACAAAAGATTATCTTGCAGGGAGGCTCCGACCTCGAGGCCAAGATTCGCTTCGCGTTTGCGGCCGTGGTAGCGCGTGAGCCATTACCCGCCGAAGCCAAGCTTGTGCAGCAGGCGTTTCAACGTGAATTTCATCGGTTTCAAGAGAATCCGTCCGCTGCCCATGCTTACTTACAAATCGGCGAATCGGATTTCGGTGATTTGCCGGTGGCCGAACACGCTGCCTGGTCTTCGGTGGCGATGCTGTTGTTGAACCTAAGCGAGACGATTACCAAGGGATAA
- a CDS encoding DMT family transporter, which produces MASAAILWSTSGLFAKAPIFSAWPLETRGALLAFWRTLFAGLCLLPFVRRPSWTWWLVPATLLFAVMSITYMYAITKTTAANAIWLQHTAPFWVFLIGATLFREPIQRADWRMLAAVLFGVGLIVFFEVRHQSTMSDSGLQGVLLGLVSGFFYAMVVLSVRALRDLDSAWLISLNLLVTAVILLPYVLYVGVLPSVRQTSWLVAFGAFQMGLPYVLFARGVRHMPSHQASFIVLLEPLLVPFWVWLAWRHDASYERPSWWTFLGGSMILVGLISRFGFDRSRSQPDASPESG; this is translated from the coding sequence GTGGCATCTGCTGCGATCTTGTGGAGCACCAGCGGGCTGTTCGCCAAGGCCCCCATTTTTTCTGCATGGCCTTTGGAAACTCGCGGTGCTTTGTTGGCTTTTTGGCGCACGTTGTTTGCCGGATTGTGCTTACTGCCTTTTGTTCGGCGACCCTCCTGGACTTGGTGGTTGGTGCCAGCGACGCTGCTGTTCGCGGTGATGAGTATCACCTACATGTATGCGATTACCAAAACGACTGCGGCCAATGCGATTTGGTTACAGCACACGGCGCCGTTCTGGGTATTTCTGATCGGCGCAACATTGTTTCGTGAGCCGATTCAACGAGCCGATTGGCGGATGTTGGCCGCAGTGCTTTTCGGTGTGGGATTGATCGTTTTCTTTGAAGTGCGTCATCAATCAACCATGAGCGATTCTGGTCTCCAAGGCGTACTGTTAGGTCTGGTGTCCGGTTTCTTTTATGCAATGGTCGTGTTGTCTGTTCGCGCTTTGCGAGATCTTGATTCAGCCTGGTTAATCTCCCTGAATCTGCTCGTTACCGCCGTCATATTACTGCCTTACGTGCTTTACGTCGGGGTGCTTCCGTCCGTTAGACAGACTTCCTGGTTAGTCGCCTTCGGCGCCTTTCAAATGGGGCTTCCCTACGTATTATTTGCACGCGGAGTGCGGCATATGCCGAGTCATCAAGCTTCTTTTATTGTTCTGCTGGAGCCGTTACTGGTTCCGTTTTGGGTCTGGCTTGCCTGGCGGCATGATGCTTCCTACGAGCGTCCATCGTGGTGGACGTTTCTGGGCGGCAGCATGATTTTGGTGGGATTGATTTCACGTTTCGGTTTTGATCGTTCACGCTCCCAACCAGACGCCTCACCTGAATCCGGGTAG
- a CDS encoding tetratricopeptide repeat protein: MHSLRVKIFNTTLIIALNWVVFLPASIGQEHIDAADFRQQANRLEKIVLRRPRRGKAFDLWIQHYQDADRLEELVQQLKQRAGQDPDNPSLLMTWGMLNQRTQQRETALELFQQVCQLEPKNYYPRMLLAEELLRQRRAKQAADVLSTALELRVPRQDYLPMAKQLASAYRSSGEPERAREVWSQLSDRFSNDLPVLTEIASYLQNEGDTDTALRLLESIGERSQDPFQKFSTALQIAQLLLRTDQPELATRRLKPLLDQVTLDSWRGENVQSLLEKALLAQGGIEQLVTFWSSRLKEHPDELTTMVRLATALSRADRNQEAEAIYQQAIKQAPERRELHQGLVDLHLSQGAFAAAIEQTKNLTAVAPKDAETWLQLGNLYLQQTNLSDETNPLAIEAWHQMAAIRPTDATLALQASEACLQAATRRSSDRTASMPIPATVRAKEALLLNAAEQFLREAIRRDPKSARYLEYLSELLYRLERREEAIETCLQMAAGDAPASWHEVARLMERFGYLDEAVKASQQAVQADDQNLALRQHAIKLLSQTGAHQQAIDQLDRWTQNDLRSNWLETAIQLRVEVVTAAEIIEQELERLSQHVKTHPQDSYALWTHALLLSATGQPTEASQSMSRAVEHNPDNAHLIRQYASLLEIANDPELAVRQYHHLLKLDPSRKRDDYQRIVDLELRQNHLPAAQEAAAMLVRAAPNDPESHLLKAAVAMRQGDLKTRLSALNRAVEVAPRDLQMRRQYATALRENRQREAALNEAFSCLELAESITERRSILSWILDWARDLKERKWLLDKVRQTQREQANDYNSTLCLIHLLDRMNQPQEALRELIVLQRQYPLDATLLRDLVRLADAANQSQVAVKYQEQLVRVDQSPIAMEQLARLYRQNNQLDAAIRIWDDLITNTTSPNQTIAVIDRLLELKDVFQAQRFAEAGLAQFPNNWRLAYRSGLLHIAMSQPTAARKSMAIVLGMPATPTATSQQAVREYHLLTTAVNAFGLFQTIADRIEQHGARHPKTMRNLFAAEIIKPNHRASLIDTQIFAAVAMLALSNADDGQTDWISQVITNTNATDQQLQVATLATWAGFRPKACRQAMDRLRQTLPDNAIPSLINVLNPPTWDQANEIPANELQHAFQWLQENERRMARDIKPLYVARLFYHPDGDSVQLITRQALETAKTFAEVTDLTPLVQSADNKDLNRLFFENVDRHLPRDASRVKQQQVWAAITCCMTITDWNQSSHANVTLELLELMLSTSRLSSTPRSLKPSPSTVGSYLTLKRQLSQGIDRQLKQSRGLNRSKDRTEPHQHYRIAQQKQQQILELETSGAFRINSENFSLSPPVIATQNQPKWFPTPTPQLGLVHLGLIKNIALQMHAAEQLPRLINHLKQSTLSSDIQDRQSFDFAQICATWYAQQEEEAVAQLTELAQNRTDENVWRFLLVRAHLERNDLPVALATLNSIPEHDKSWQLLRTAIAANWSKQALHRNLEGHTGAISSIAYHTDNRRLASASIDHTVRIWDTVTGELQHTLTDHDDIVLAVAFSPSGNLLASAGYDQQIRIWNAKTLQRLATMTGHTSTIRALAFAPDGEQLASAGDDSQIRLWDLKTFRQTSELTGDLTSITTIAYSPTGRNIASGDLEGKIVIWDRQTATAGPTLNSDQGSVRSIVYTIDDEHFISGTDDRMVQLWTRSADQWLAQAIPTNAGVRDVSFHLPTKRLAIGLHNNSVVVWNPESATEQFVFKGHDRRVLTVCFAPDGRRAASAGFDGTIKIWNTLLPSATSE; this comes from the coding sequence ATGCACTCCTTACGAGTCAAGATCTTTAACACGACCCTCATCATCGCGTTGAATTGGGTCGTTTTTTTGCCCGCATCAATTGGGCAAGAGCACATCGATGCAGCCGACTTTCGTCAGCAGGCAAATCGGCTCGAGAAAATCGTGCTCCGCCGACCGAGACGAGGCAAGGCTTTCGACCTGTGGATTCAACATTATCAGGATGCCGATCGGCTCGAGGAACTCGTTCAACAGCTGAAGCAGCGGGCCGGGCAGGATCCAGACAACCCTTCTTTGCTTATGACTTGGGGAATGCTCAACCAGCGCACGCAGCAGCGCGAGACGGCTCTTGAACTGTTTCAGCAGGTCTGCCAACTCGAACCGAAAAACTACTATCCGCGCATGTTGCTTGCCGAAGAACTGTTACGACAGCGGAGAGCGAAACAAGCAGCGGATGTACTTTCAACCGCTTTAGAGCTGCGCGTGCCACGACAAGACTACTTACCAATGGCAAAACAATTGGCTTCGGCCTACCGCAGCAGTGGTGAACCGGAGCGAGCTCGCGAGGTTTGGTCACAACTCTCAGACCGATTTTCCAACGACCTTCCCGTCCTCACGGAAATTGCCAGTTACCTTCAGAACGAGGGCGATACCGACACCGCTCTACGTCTCCTAGAATCGATCGGAGAACGTTCTCAAGACCCCTTTCAAAAGTTTTCGACGGCGTTGCAGATTGCACAGTTACTGTTGCGAACAGATCAACCTGAACTCGCCACGCGACGTCTGAAGCCGCTATTAGATCAGGTCACTCTCGACAGCTGGCGCGGCGAAAACGTCCAAAGCCTGCTAGAGAAGGCTTTACTCGCACAAGGTGGAATCGAACAACTTGTCACGTTCTGGTCAAGTCGGTTGAAAGAACATCCGGATGAACTCACCACCATGGTGCGGTTAGCGACTGCGTTATCTCGCGCCGATCGCAACCAGGAGGCGGAAGCGATTTATCAGCAAGCCATCAAGCAAGCGCCTGAACGGCGTGAACTGCATCAAGGCTTGGTGGATTTGCACCTGAGCCAAGGTGCTTTTGCTGCGGCCATTGAACAAACCAAGAATCTGACTGCAGTCGCACCGAAAGACGCAGAAACTTGGTTGCAGTTGGGAAATTTGTATTTGCAGCAAACGAACCTTAGCGACGAAACCAACCCTCTTGCTATTGAAGCTTGGCATCAAATGGCCGCCATCCGTCCAACGGATGCGACGCTCGCCCTGCAGGCTTCCGAAGCCTGTTTGCAGGCGGCAACTCGTCGATCCTCGGATCGCACAGCATCGATGCCAATCCCGGCGACCGTTCGAGCGAAAGAAGCGTTGCTGCTGAACGCGGCCGAACAGTTTCTCCGAGAAGCAATTCGACGGGATCCAAAATCAGCCCGATACCTCGAATATCTATCCGAGTTGCTCTACCGGTTGGAGCGGCGAGAAGAAGCGATTGAAACATGTCTCCAGATGGCCGCTGGTGATGCGCCAGCATCCTGGCACGAAGTCGCCCGCTTAATGGAGCGATTCGGCTATCTCGATGAAGCCGTTAAAGCCTCTCAGCAAGCCGTCCAAGCCGATGATCAAAACCTAGCATTGCGACAACACGCCATCAAATTGCTCTCCCAAACAGGCGCCCATCAACAAGCGATCGACCAGTTGGATCGGTGGACTCAAAACGATTTACGCAGCAACTGGTTGGAGACGGCAATTCAGCTTCGTGTCGAAGTTGTAACCGCAGCCGAAATCATTGAGCAAGAACTGGAACGACTCAGTCAACACGTAAAAACCCATCCCCAGGACAGTTATGCTTTGTGGACGCATGCATTACTGTTATCAGCGACGGGTCAGCCGACGGAAGCCAGCCAATCGATGAGTCGCGCTGTCGAGCACAATCCCGACAATGCCCACTTGATTCGGCAGTATGCCAGCTTGCTGGAAATTGCCAATGACCCGGAGCTTGCCGTCAGACAATATCACCACTTGTTGAAACTGGATCCGTCACGAAAACGCGATGACTACCAGCGAATCGTCGACCTCGAACTTCGCCAGAATCATCTGCCGGCGGCCCAGGAGGCCGCAGCGATGCTCGTGCGAGCCGCTCCCAACGACCCTGAATCCCATCTACTCAAAGCGGCTGTCGCAATGCGACAAGGAGATCTGAAAACCCGATTGTCTGCCTTGAATCGGGCCGTTGAAGTGGCGCCTCGCGACTTGCAAATGAGGCGTCAGTACGCGACGGCACTGCGTGAAAATCGGCAACGAGAAGCCGCCTTGAACGAAGCGTTCTCATGCCTTGAGTTAGCGGAATCGATCACGGAACGCCGTTCCATTCTTTCCTGGATTTTGGATTGGGCGAGAGATCTTAAGGAGCGTAAATGGCTGCTGGACAAAGTTCGACAGACGCAACGAGAACAAGCCAACGACTACAACTCAACTTTGTGTCTGATCCATTTGCTTGACCGCATGAATCAACCCCAAGAGGCACTTCGAGAATTAATCGTCCTACAACGTCAATATCCCCTCGACGCTACGTTGCTACGGGATCTGGTTCGGTTGGCCGACGCGGCTAATCAATCGCAAGTGGCAGTAAAATATCAGGAACAACTCGTACGAGTCGACCAATCACCGATTGCGATGGAACAACTGGCCCGACTCTATCGGCAGAACAACCAACTGGATGCTGCGATTCGTATCTGGGATGACCTGATCACCAACACCACGTCTCCAAACCAAACGATCGCGGTGATCGACCGACTACTCGAACTCAAAGATGTTTTTCAAGCACAACGTTTCGCCGAAGCAGGGTTGGCCCAATTTCCAAATAATTGGCGACTCGCTTATCGGTCGGGACTCCTTCATATCGCCATGTCACAACCGACCGCGGCGCGCAAAAGCATGGCGATCGTCCTAGGAATGCCAGCAACACCAACCGCCACTTCGCAGCAAGCTGTCCGCGAATACCACCTGCTCACCACGGCTGTAAACGCTTTCGGATTATTCCAAACGATCGCCGATCGAATTGAGCAGCATGGCGCAAGACATCCGAAAACGATGCGCAACCTTTTTGCGGCAGAGATCATAAAACCCAACCACCGAGCGTCTCTAATCGACACGCAAATTTTCGCCGCTGTTGCCATGCTGGCGCTCAGCAACGCCGACGATGGACAGACAGACTGGATATCACAAGTAATCACCAACACAAATGCGACCGACCAACAGCTTCAGGTGGCAACGCTTGCAACTTGGGCCGGTTTTCGACCGAAGGCGTGTCGCCAAGCCATGGATCGATTACGACAGACCCTACCGGACAATGCGATACCGAGTTTGATCAACGTGCTCAATCCGCCAACTTGGGATCAAGCGAATGAGATACCAGCCAATGAATTGCAGCACGCTTTTCAGTGGTTGCAAGAAAACGAACGTCGAATGGCGCGGGACATCAAACCTCTGTACGTCGCCAGGCTGTTCTACCATCCAGACGGTGATTCGGTGCAACTGATTACGCGGCAAGCACTCGAAACTGCAAAAACATTCGCCGAAGTCACTGACCTAACCCCCTTAGTTCAAAGCGCGGACAACAAGGATCTGAACCGATTATTTTTCGAAAATGTCGATCGACATTTGCCCCGTGATGCCTCTCGAGTCAAGCAACAACAGGTGTGGGCTGCCATCACGTGCTGCATGACGATTACCGACTGGAATCAGTCAAGCCACGCCAACGTCACACTCGAACTGCTTGAACTGATGCTCTCCACTTCTCGACTGTCGTCGACTCCCCGTTCCCTGAAACCTTCTCCCTCTACAGTCGGTTCTTACTTAACACTCAAACGCCAGCTTTCGCAAGGAATCGACCGTCAACTCAAACAATCCCGCGGTCTAAATCGCTCAAAGGATAGGACCGAACCGCATCAGCACTACCGCATCGCCCAGCAGAAACAACAGCAGATCCTCGAATTGGAAACCTCTGGCGCGTTCCGCATTAACAGTGAGAATTTTTCGTTGTCACCACCGGTGATTGCCACCCAAAACCAACCAAAATGGTTTCCAACACCCACACCGCAACTCGGCCTCGTTCACCTTGGTTTGATTAAGAACATCGCCTTACAAATGCATGCTGCCGAACAACTCCCCCGCCTCATTAACCACCTCAAGCAATCTACTCTTTCCAGTGATATCCAAGATCGCCAAAGCTTTGATTTCGCTCAGATATGCGCGACTTGGTACGCTCAACAGGAGGAGGAGGCCGTCGCCCAACTCACCGAACTGGCCCAGAATCGAACCGACGAAAACGTTTGGCGGTTTTTGCTCGTTCGAGCACACCTCGAGCGTAACGATTTGCCAGTGGCGTTAGCAACTCTGAATTCGATTCCGGAACATGACAAGAGCTGGCAACTTCTGCGCACAGCGATCGCAGCAAACTGGAGTAAGCAAGCACTGCATCGCAACCTGGAGGGCCACACCGGCGCCATCTCTTCAATCGCCTATCATACGGACAATCGACGACTCGCCTCGGCCAGCATCGATCACACCGTCCGAATCTGGGATACGGTTACTGGAGAACTCCAGCACACCCTAACGGATCATGATGATATTGTCCTCGCTGTGGCCTTCTCGCCATCAGGCAATCTACTCGCTTCCGCCGGTTATGACCAACAAATCCGAATTTGGAATGCGAAGACGTTACAACGGTTGGCAACCATGACCGGTCACACGTCCACCATCCGTGCACTTGCGTTCGCTCCAGATGGAGAACAGTTGGCCAGTGCCGGTGATGACAGCCAGATACGCCTTTGGGATCTCAAGACTTTTCGGCAGACCAGCGAACTCACTGGAGATCTCACTTCGATTACGACAATCGCCTATTCGCCCACGGGGCGCAACATCGCTTCCGGTGACCTTGAAGGAAAGATTGTTATTTGGGATCGCCAAACAGCAACTGCTGGCCCAACTCTCAATTCCGATCAAGGCTCCGTCCGATCAATTGTATATACGATCGACGACGAACATTTCATCAGCGGTACGGATGACCGTATGGTCCAACTTTGGACTCGAAGTGCCGACCAATGGTTGGCTCAGGCGATCCCGACTAATGCGGGAGTCCGGGACGTCTCTTTTCATCTACCGACGAAACGGTTGGCGATTGGCTTGCACAACAACTCCGTGGTTGTTTGGAATCCAGAGTCCGCCACGGAACAATTTGTTTTCAAGGGACATGACCGACGAGTGTTAACGGTCTGTTTCGCACCGGACGGCCGCCGAGCAGCTTCGGCCGGCTTTGACGGGACGATCAAGATTTGGAATACCCTTCTGCCGAGCGCAACGTCAGAGTAA